Proteins from a single region of Sesamum indicum cultivar Zhongzhi No. 13 linkage group LG5, S_indicum_v1.0, whole genome shotgun sequence:
- the LOC105162915 gene encoding 1-aminocyclopropane-1-carboxylate oxidase 5-like, with the protein MGIPVVDFSKINGKERADTLALIDHYCQEWGFFQLINHGISEELLDRVKRVATECYKLEREADFINSKPVQLLNELLEKNSDAKIENVDWEDVFLLSDENDEEWPSKTIGFKETMKEYRAELKKQGHKVMNIMDENLGFPKGYIKNAFDGGVDNTAFFGTKVSHYPPCPHPEKVNALRAHTDAGGVVLLFQDDEVKGLQMLKDGVWTDVQPLKNAIVINTGDQIEVLSNGRYKSILHRVVPQTDGQRRSIASFYNPSLKATIQPAPQLLDAKVANMVKDVAKYPKFVFGDYMSVYLEQKFQPKEPRFQAVAAI; encoded by the exons ATGGGGATTCCAGTTGTTGATTTCTCAAAGATTAATGGAAAGGAGCGAGCCGATACTCTAGCACTGATTGATCATTACTGTCAAGAGTGGGGATTCTTTCAG TTAATCAACCATGGCATCTCTGAGGAGCTCTTGGATAGGGTGAAGAGGGTGGCCACTGAATGCTATAAATTGGAAAGGGAGGCAGATTTCATAAACTCAAAACCGGTGCAGTTGCTGAATGAGCTGCTAGAAAAGAATAGTGATGCGAAAATAGAGAATGTGGATTGGGAGGATGTTTTCCTACTCTCAGATGAAAATGATGAGGAGTGGCCATCAAAAACTATTGGTTTCAa GGAAACCATGAAGGAATATAGAGCTGAATTGAAGAAACAAGGGCACAAAGTCATGAATATAATGGATGAGAATTTAGGCTTTCCAAAAGGCTACATCAAGAATGCTTTTGATGGTGGAGTCGATAATACAGCATTTTTTGGCACCAAGGTAAGCCACTATCCACCATGCCCGCACCCGGAGAAGGTAAATGCTCTGCGAGCCCACACAGATGCTGGGGGTGTTGTCTTGCTCTTCCAGGATGATGAGGTGAAAGGACTTCAAATGTTGAAAGATGGGGTTTGGACTGATGTACAACCTTTGAAAAATGCTATAGTCATTAATACGGGTGATCAAATTGAAGTTTTGAGTAATGGGAGGTACAAGAGTATTTTACACAGGGTTGTGCCCCAAACAGATGGACAAAGGAGATCAATTGCTTCATTCTACAATCCATCCCTCAAGGCCACCATTCAGCCTGCTCCACAATTGCTTGATGCTAAGGTTGCTAATATGGTGAAAGATGTCGCTAAGTATCCTAAGTTTGTGTTTGGAGACTACATGTCCGTTTATCTTGAACAAAAATTCCAACCTAAAGAACCAAGATTCCAAGCTGTTGCAGCAATATAA
- the LOC105162966 gene encoding 1-aminocyclopropane-1-carboxylate oxidase 5-like isoform X1 has protein sequence MGIPVVDFSKVDGKERADTLALIDHYCQEWGFFQLINHGISEDLLDRVKKVATECYKLEREACFKNSKPVQLLNELLGKNSDEKIENVDWEDVFLLSDENNAEWPSKTPGFIETMKEYRTELKKLGHKVMEIMDENLGLPKGYIKNTFDGGVENTAFFGTKVSHYPPCPHPEKVNALRAHTDAGGVVLLFQDDEVKGLQMLKDGVWTDVQPMKNSIVINTGDQIEVLSNGRYNSILHRVVPQTDGQRRSIASFYNPSLKATIAPAPQLLGPKVENKVSEVAKYPKFVFGDYMSVYLEQKFQPKEPRFQAVKAVSES, from the exons ATGGGAATTCcagttgttgatttttcaaagGTTGATGGGAAGGAAAGAGCTGATACTCTGGCTCTAATTGATCATTACTGCCAAGAGTGGGGATTTTTTCAG TTAATCAATCATGGCATCTCTGAGGACCTCCTGGACAGGGTGAAGAAGGTGGCCACTGAATGCTATAAGCTAGAAAGGGAGGCATGTTTCAAGAACTCAAAACCAGTCCAGTTGCTAAATGAACTGCTAGGAAAGAATAGTGATGAGAAAATAGAGAATGTGGATTGGGAGGATGTTTTTCTGCTCTCGGATGAGAATAATGCCGAGTGGCCATCAAAAACCCCTGGTTTCAT AGAAACCATGAAGGAATACAGAACTGAGCTGAAGAAATTAGGACACAAAGTCATGGAAataatggatgaaaatttagGTTTGCCAAAAGGCTATATTAAGAACACTTTTGATGGTGGAGTAGAGAATACTGCATTTTTTGGTACCAAGGTGAGCCACTATCCACCATGCCCCCACCCAGAGAAGGTTAATGCTCTCCGAGCCCACACTGATGCTGGGGGCGTCGTCTTGCTCTTCCAAGATGACGAGGTGAAAGGCCTTCAAATGTTGAAAGATGGGGTTTGGACTGATGTGCAACCTATGAAAAATTCTATAGTGATCAACACTGGTGATCAGATTGAAGTTTTGAGCAATGGGAGGTACAACAGTATTTTACATCGTGTTGTGCCCCAAACGGATGGACAAAGGAGGTCAATTGCTTCATTCTACAATCCGTCTCTCAAGGCAACCATAGCACCTGCTCCACAACTACTCGGTCCCAAAGTGGAGAATAAGGTGAGCGAAGTTGCCAAGTACCCTAAGTTTGTGTTTGGAGACTACATGTCTGTTTATcttgaacaaaaatttcaacctAAAGAACCAAGATTCCAAGCTGTAAAAGCTGTGTCAGAGTCTTAA